From the genome of Adhaeribacter pallidiroseus:
GCGGCATGGCGTACACGCTTTGCTGCAAACCGTGCCGGACTTGGACAGTGTGCTTTTAATGACCTGCGACCAGCCTTTTGTGTCGGGCAAAATATTGCAGCAATTAGTCGCGGAAAAAGAAAAAAATTTAAAAAAAATCATTGCCTGCGCTTACCAGGATACCATTGGCACGCCCGTTTTATTTGATAAGCAATTCTTCCCGGATTTAACTAATCTGAGCGGTGCGCAAGGTGCCAAAAAACTGCTTTTTAAATTTTCAGAAGAAGTGGGTAATATTCCTTTTGAATTGGGTGGTTTTGATATCGACACTCCCACCGATTACCAAACTTTACAGCACTACGTCGCCAGGTTAACTGATGATCCCGATATTGCTTCGGGTTAGCTTAACTGTTGTAGTCGGTGGGAATAAGAACATTTTACCTGGCGCAAGTTTTAAAACTTGTGCCTAAATGCATGGTAAAATCGGTGCCTTTACTCCGGCCAGGGGCCGGACGGTAAGTCTCACGAGCAATAGCACTCGTGCTGGAATTAGAACTTAATGATCCTACGGCCTCCGAGTAACCGAGCCGGAATAACTATTCTTAGTTCAATTATTCACCAGTTTTTCTTCGCGCTTCAGGCTTTTATCAAAAATAAATGTGCCGAAAGGTACCAGCGAAGCCAGGAAAGCCAGGAAAGCCCGCCCGAAACTCCAGCGCCGGTTTACCCAAACGTGCAGCAAAGCCAGCCCAAATAAGACAAAAAGCACCCCGTGCGCCCAGCCCACTACTTTTACCATTTCCGGAATGCCCATTAAATATTTTAAAGGCATGGCAATACCCAGTAAAATTAAATACGAAATGCCTTCTATAATGCCTATTATCCGGAACCGCCTGAGTGGTGTTTGCATATTTTTAAATTTATTGCTTGCGCAAAGGTAGGCACGGTTAGCTAAAGCAAAAAATTCCACAGAAAGTCTTATATTTAGAATTCACGCGCCGCCGCTATGAAACGATCCTGGGTTCTTACGCTATTGTTCGCCTGCTTATTGGCTCCAACTTATTTGTCTGCCCAAAGCAAGTCCCCTTCAGCCTTTAAATCGAAAAATTTTAAAAAAACGGATGCCTGGCAACTCGTTTGGGCCGATGAATTTAACGTACCCGGCATGCCCGATCCGAAGAACTGGACTTTTGAAAAAGGTTTTGTCCGGAACCACGAAGCGCAGTGGTACCAACCCGAAAACGCCCGGTGCGAAAACGGATTTTTAATTATTATGGGCCGCCGCGAACAAAAGCCAAATCCTAATTACCAAGCTAACAACCCGGACTGGCGCCGGAACCGGGAAAATGCAAATTACACGTCGGCCAGTTTAAATACCAAAGGCTTACATGAATGGCAATACGGCCGCTGGGAAATGCGTGGCAAAATAAACATCAGTCCGGGTCTTTGGCCCGCTTTCTGGACTTTGGGCGTAGCCGGCGAGTGGCCCCGCAACGGTGAAGTAGACATTATGGAATATTACCGCGATTCGCTGCTGGCCAACCTAGCCTGGGGCACGGATAAACAATACCGTGCCAAGTGGAGCACTACTAAAAAGGCCGTCACTTCTTTCCCGGATTCTAACTGGGCACAGAAGTTCCACGTGTGGCGCATGGACTGGGACGAAAAATTTATCCGGCTGTACGTGGATGATCTATTGTTGAACGAAGTAAACCTCATCCAAACCATCAACCAGGATGGCACAAATAAAAACCCGTTTCACCACCCGCATTATATGTTATTAAACTTAGCCATTGGCGGCGATAACGGGGGAGACCCAACGCAAACTACGTTCCCTACCCGCTTTGAAGTAGATTACGTACGGGTATACCAGAAAGCAAATGCTGCTAAATAACGTGCGTTCGAGCGAAGCCCTTACCAACAAAAGTACATCTCTGTATTAGCCAAAATGATAAAACGATCGTGTTTCCCGTCTATTACGGTCCTTCTGGAAGAATCTAACCGATTACTTACTGGTTACATTCTTCCAGAATGACGGTAATAAAGAAGATTAGCTTATATTTCGTGTAGGCTTTGCTTAGCTCGCACGTTATATAAATTAATAAAAGATTGAATTTTTAAATTTAACGATCTGTTTCCGGTAAATGCAGTTGTTGTACATATTGCTCCATACGTTCGTAGTGCGAACCTTTCCAGAATACGCGCCGGCAAGTCTGGCATTGGTGAAATTCCTGAAAGTAAATTTTAGTTTTGGGCGGCAATTGAGTTAACACCGCTTCTTTCGGTACGTTTAGTAATAAGCCGTTGCACATCAAACAGCGGGTAAACGGTTGAACTTTGTTGAACAGGTTATAATGAGCCAGCACTTCGGCTAATTGTTTTTCAGAATTTTGCGAACGCAGCCAGTAACCCCATTGTACTATTCTTAATTTTAGCAAGCCTATGTCGCGGGTAAGTACTACGCGGTTTTCGGCGGCGGCTCTATCGGCAATGGTTTGGTCGTCGTAATTATTTTCGTAAATGGTATTAAAACCCAGCAGGCGCAGGCTTTTGGCTAGTTTACCCAGGTGCACGTCCAGGATAAACGCAGGTGGTTGTGGTAGTTCTACTCGCAGCTTAGGAGCCTGGGGCCATTTAGTAGGGTATTCTTGCGGATAAACTTCCACGGTATCTTCTGCCTGGAGCCAATAGTTAAAAGCCACAGGTTTCTTGTTTATCACTATTACTGCTACTGCCGGGTGCGGTACCCCCAATGCTTCAATGGCATCCTTCACGGCGGGTGTGCCGCCGAAACTGTACCGGATTGCCTTTTCTTTTTGAGCTTTGGGCAGAAAATCGTTAAGCGCTCCCACAAACCGGAAACTGGCTGTTTTATCCATACTGCTTTTACGGATGAATCCTGGAATTTGTACCTGATTACCGAATTATAAAATCGCCCGGGATAGAATCTTAGCTCGACAGGATAAAAGCTGGCAAAAATTTAAAAAAAAAGCTACTTGGAAGTAGTTAATTGCTTTTTATAACCCGGAATGTTAGTCAGCAACACTCCTGCCAGAATAATTCCTAAGGCGGCCACTTGCCCCAGCGTAATGTTTTCGGCGGCGAACAAACCACCCAGCAATACCGCCACTACCGGATTGATGTAGGTGTGCGTACTCACCAAAGCGGGTGGCCTCACGGAAATAAGCCAGATAAAAGATAAATAAGCGACCAGCGATCCCATAATAATTAAAAATGCTAAGCCGCCCCAGGCTTTTACCGTTACCTCGGCCAACGAAAAGCTTGGCCATTCTTGGGTAAATAAACTAATAACAAAACTTACTGCGCCCGCCGCCATGAGTTGCTGCGCCGTTGTCATTACCGTAGAATCTTTTTGGTCGCCGGTATTTTTAGAAAGCAGGGAACCCACTACCCATAAAACGGAACTGCCCAATAAAACCAGGTAGGCAATTAGGTGTTCTTCCGAACCGGACATAAGACTGGCTTTACCAGGTAGAATAAAAAACAGGATTACGCCCGCAAACCCGATAATCAGGCCCCAGATAATTAATTTGTGCGAAAAGTACGTGGACCAGCATTTTTTATCCAGCAAAACAAACCAAAACGGCTCTGTAGCAATTAAAATAGCCGCGCTGCCCGAACTAATAAATTGCTCGGCCCAGGTGACCAACCCGGAGCCACCAACCAACATGAAAGATCCGCAGGCGGCATTTAAACCAAAATTCCGGCGTGTGGGCAAAGGTTCGCCTTTGAATAAACACCACACAAATAAAATAACGCCGGCCGTTAAAAAACGCATAAACGACAAAATAAAAGGTGGTATGCCATCGAGGCCAAAAACGATAGCCAGGTACGTTGAACCCCAAACCAGGTAAATATTGGCAAAGGCTACCAATACCAGCCAACGGGGAACTTTAGTGGTTTTAGCCATGATATTACTTATTTAAAGCGAGTTGCTGCAGTTGCTTTTTTAAAAATTCGAGTTGCCCGGTATGATAGGCTTCGTGCTGGATAATGCCGGCAATTAAATAATCGAAACTGTAATCGCGGGGCAAAACCTGTTTTTCTAACAATGCTGGTTCGGCGGCTGGTAACAGGTCCGTTATTTCCTGAAAAGTACGGGCCAGTTCCTCTTGTAAGTTTTGCCAGGCAGTTTCCGGATGACTACCATAAGCAGCCGTGTTAAAAGATTTGTCTTGGTCAATAACGGTGCTTAGGTCGCCTTGCAGCTTTTTGATTAAATATTGCCGGATAAAAACCAGGTGGCAAACGATTTTAGCAATAGAGTTACGATTGCCGGGTGGATCGGTAAAAGCCAAAGTACTATCTACGTCGGCTAAAACCGGCTGCAGGCTTACTTCAATCCAGTTTGGTCCCCGGTATATTTCCCGGTAACTAATGAGTAATTCGTTTATTCTGGTTTTCATACGGAATGCTTTTTTAAATTTCTATGCCAATGCTGCCGGAATTAAGTAGCTTTTTACTTATTTTTACTACTTAAAAAGGATTAGAACGTAATAACATTATAAATTGTTACTACCTAAAGTGGTTTAATTAGTGAAGTATGGCGAATCAAAATACCATAAAAACGATTCAGTTTGATGGGGGAGTACTTTGTTTTGATTTCGTAAATACCCTACGCAGCCGAAAAGTAGAGAAAGTACATAACTACCTGGCGACCTACGCCGATTTTTTAATTTTGTGCCGGCGGGTGCAGATTTTGCCGGAAAGTACCTTAGATCAATTAGACCAGTATAGTGCGCAAAACCCCGAAGCGGCCGAAGCGGCCTTAGAAGCTATTGTGGCGGTGCGTGAAAACTTGTACCGTCTTTTCTCAGCGATTGCCGCTGGTACTATTCCAACCGCCGCAGTGGTGGCTACTTTTAATCAAAACTTATCTGGGGCGTTGGCCGGGGTTTTTCTTACTTGGCAAGGCCCGGACTACGCGCTGCAACAAGAAGTATATGAGAATGAATTGGAAGGTCCGTTAAAAATAATTTTGTATTCGGCTTACCAAACGCTGGTTCACGAAGACCGGAAAAGAATAAAAGAATGTGCCGAATGCGGTTGGTTATTTTTAGATAAAACCAAAAATGGCAAGCGGCTCTGGTGTAATCCCGTGGATTGCGGCAGCACGACCAAATCCCGGAGGTATTATCACCGCCAAAAACAAAAAGAAGAATAACGCTGTTCAGCAAAATTTTTAAATTTTTTGCCGTAAATCGCTTTAAAATTAAGATCTGAATTACATAAAATTCATGATCGAACAGTTAAAGGTTGCTTTTTAGAATTCAGGCATAAAAAAAGGTTGCTCATCAGCAACCTCTTCTTACATTTAAAAATTTTTAGATCTTAATTATTATTTGATTTCTCAGTGGCCTCAGCTGCTTTCCGGGCTTGCTCATCGGCGTTGTTGCGGCTTTTTTGGGCTATTATCTCACGGCGGGCCGCTTGGCGAGCTTGTTTCGCCGCATCGGAGGCATCATCTTCTATCCGGCTGGCTTCTTTAGCAGTAGCTTTAGCCATTTTAGCCTCCGCTTTGGTGCTTCTTTTCAGTTCCTTGGCATCTTTTAAGCGACTTTTATCTTCCTCTCCTTTGTCCACTTGGCTTGCCATCACCCGCGTTTCGGGGCTGTTATCGGATTGAGCAAAAGTTTTGGTAGACATAAAGAATAATGCTCCCATCCCTACCACTAGCACAACGGCCTTAGTTTTCATGATTTCTAAAGTAAAGTACCCACTTGTTATTTATACGTACCGGCTGCTAAAAGAGACCCGTTTAATCAAAATATTAAAAAATCGAGGATTATGTTGGGCTATGCTGGGTTATATAAATAATTTCTTTTGAATTAGGTTAATAAATAATCTGGATTATGTAGTTGTAATTTCATGAAAGCCGTATACTCTCCTAATAACAGTTAAAGCAGTAATTTTGCTAGTAAAATGCTAATAACCAGAATTATGATTTTAACTGTTTATTAGTTTTGGTTTACTTGTTTTAAAGCAGCTTCAATAAGAATTAAAACGACAAAATCTTTAGGTTTAAGTCCATAACCGCTTAGTTTAAGAATGTAATGTTTTACCTGAATTTGGATTTTAGCGGCATGGCTGTTTTAGAGTAAAAATTCAAAAATAAGTATAAACCGCATCTGTTTACCTGTAGCTTTCTTATTTTACTACTTGGCATAAGCAGAACTGCATACCAATTAATAATAAATTAAATTTACCTTAAATACAACAATATGCTGACAGATGCCCAGAACTTATCGCCGGAAGAAGCCACTAAACAAATATTAGGTTATTGTACCGAACCACATGGCCGGATGGCTATTCTGGAACACCTGCATGTACCGCTTACCTCGGATAGTTATGATAAGTACATTAAAAAACTTGTGGACGATAAGCTCATTGCTTCGGATTTGCTGGTAGTGCGCAGCGCTAAAAAACAAATTTTTGTTACTACCCGCAAAGGCTTAACCTTTCTGGGAAACATCTCTGCTTAAAATAAACTTTGCTAGTAGTGATTAAAGTATTTTTAAAAGTAGAACTAACTGGGACTGAATTCCTGCTTTTCATGTGAAAAATGAACTGGGCGAAATAGTTTGCTTTCCGGTTTTTTAAAAATTATGCCAGTCCGAAGTAAAGCAAGTGCTCTAGCAATCACGTACCTTAATTTTTATCCCATGTCTACTGAATTAATAAAAAGTCCTTCGCAGCTAAAATACGAAGCAGAAAAAACAGAGCAGGAATTAGTTTCTTTACTCAAAAACTGGAAAAAAAAGAAAAGCACTTTGTTAACGAAATTGCAAGTTTTCCGGACCGAAATAAAAGAATTAGATGCCGTATTAGCCGAAACCGAGTTAGGCTACCAGGCTTACCAAGCATTGCTAAGCCCTTTAGCCAGCATAGCGACCAACAATCCTGTTAAGCTGGATCAAACGCTGCAAACATTAACGAACCAACATCTCGAATTATCGGAGTGGATTACGAGTATGTTGCAGGCAGCCGGAGATTTAAGCAGTTTTAATACCAACACCGAAACAAACCGGGTTTTCCGGGCCCGGGAATTACATAAAAATAACACCGCGCACCTCCGCCACAAATCCCGGGAAGTATATGTTGCTTTAAAAACAGAAAAGCAAAGTGTAGCAGATTATGCCGCACATTTAACCACTCTTATCCAGGAGAAAAAAGCGCAGTTTTTGCTGCAAATTAAAACCGATGGTATTGGTTTGTAAGCCTGATTTTTTAAATTTTTAGCTATTTCATGTTCCGGGAACGCTCTTAATTTAAGCAGCCTCTTCAAAAAACCAGTTTTGAAAAAAATAACAGAAACCCAGCTAAAAATAGCTTGCTTTTAATCTTATTCATTAATCCCGCTTACCTGATTTACTTTACCTCTTTCCTGCAGATAGTAGAGAATATTGCTACCCTGCCGGATATTCTTTTTACCACCTACCAACAGTATTTGAGAAGTTATTAACGACCGAAAACCGGAAAAAGCAAATCCAGATAGGGAGCGGATAATTGCCGCTTTTGTTAACGGCAAAACAGGCCCGACACGTTATTACCAGAATAATTGGCCTCACCGAAGCATAGGTGTTTTGCCCTATTTTCCTGTTTTACAAGAATACTCCAAAAGGCACCGGAACATCATTAACTTGTAGTACTGCCATTCTGCTAAACTGCAAGGCTTGTTCCCGGAACTAGGCCTTGATTTTGAAAAACCGGATGCTTACCAGAAATGATTGCCAGGATCATTCTTCACCCACGACTATTCGATTGAAGCTGCTGCCTTTTTAACCTACCCATAGTGGAAGATTTTAATCAGTCGGAGTGAGAAGCAGGGAAGAAGCGCGTTATTCTCCAGGTATATTCTACTTTTAACTTAATGGCGAGTAATTTAATTGTTCCGGTATTCTTCACCGGACTTGCGCCACACTCTTGGGGGTTTATGGCTCCATTCTAAATCCACTAGTTCCGGATGTTGCGCCACAATGGCCGGTAAAGCCCCCCTTACCGTTTTTAAACCTTTGTCGCGGCTGAAAAGCTAAACGTGAAAAGTACTTCCCCCTCCGGTTCCAGAAAGGCAATACCGCATGCGATAGATTAATTCTGGGCACTTCCGGGGCATCTATCCTCGAAATAAACTAAATTTTAGGTAAAAGCCTTATATTTATAAATGCTCCTAATTACCAGGTCTCGAATACATCATTCTATACCCTAAACTGCATCATGAAAAGAAGAACCTTTAATAAATTAAGTTCTACGGTTACCGCTGGCAGCGCCATTTTACCATTTACCGAATGGCTGCCGGCCGACCCTTTAAAAAACTGGGCCGGTAATATTGAATTCAGCACCAATAAGGTTGTGTACCCCAAGTCGGCGGCGAAAATGCAAGCTTTGGTAAAGAAAATACCGCAGTTGAAAGTATTAGGTACCCGGCATTGTTTTAACCGCATTGCCGATAGCCAGCACCATTTACTTTCGACGAAAGAACTAAACCAAGTAGTTTCGCTGGATACCCAAACCCACACTGTAACCGTGGAAGGGGGCATTAAATACGGCGAATTAGCCCCTTACCTGCACGAAAAAGGCTATGCTTTGCATAACCTGGCTTCGCTGCCGCATATTTCGGTGGCGGGTTCTATTATTACGGCTACGCATGGCTCCGGCGTAAAAAATGGCAATTTAGCCACCGCCGTGGTAGGCTTAGAGTTTATAGATGCTGCCGGGAACCTGCACCAAATATCCCGGGAAAAAAATGCTGACCTATTTAACGGGATGGTGGTAAACTTGGGCGCAATCGGCATTATTACAAAAGTTACTTTGGCCTTAGAACCGGCTTTTACCATGCAGCAACGCGTGTATGAGCGCTTACCCCTGGAGCAGTTAAAAGAAAATTTCGACCAAATTGTTTCGGCGGGTTACAGCGTGAGCTTGTTTACCGATTGGGTACATAACAGCATCAACGAAGTCTGGGTAAAAAGCCGCCTGGATAATACGGCTAACCAGCAAGCTCTTCCGGAGTTCTACGGGGCGATAGCCGCTACCAAAAACCTGCATCCCATTGTGGAGGTTTCCGCCGAAAACTGTACCGAGCAGTTAGGCGTTTCCGGACCCTGGTACGAGCGTTTACCGCATTTTAAAATGGGTTTCACGCCCAGCACCGGCGTAGAACTGCAAACCGAATATTTCGTGCCGCAAAATCAGGCTGTGGAAGCGATTCAGGCCCTGGCCCGCCTGGGTAAACAAATTAGTCCGCACCTGTTTATTTCCGAAATCCGCACCATCGCCGCCGACGAATTGTGGCTGAGCCCCTGCTACCAGCGCCCCAGCGTAGCCCTGCATTTTACCTGGAAACAAGACTGGCCGGCCGTGAGTAAGTTATTGCCCGTTATCGAAAAAGAATTAGCCCCGTATCAAGCCCGCCCGCACTGGGGAAAATTGTTCACGATGGCCCCCCAGGTACTAGCCACCCACTACGAAAAGCTCCCGGAATTTAAAAAAATAGTAGCCCAGTTCGACCCGAAAGGCAAGTTCCGCAACGATTTTTTAAATTCCACCATTTTCGGCAGCTAGCGGAATGTAAATTTAGATTACTTTAAGGATAATGCAGCTAACCGGAACGACTCCGTTTATCCAACCATTTTTAGGCGGATAACCGGAGTAATTCCGTATATCTACAAGTTGGGTGTAATAAATAACTATATAACTAAATAACCTAAATATTAATAATTACTCTAAGTGGTTAAAATAACAATAAGGATAATTGGAATTATAATAGGTCTATTACTTATGTATTTTCCTCTTACAACAATTATCCTTTTATATTTTTCGGGAGATTATTATACATCCATTGACCCTTATGGATTTGGTTGGACAATTATTCTTTATGCTATTTTTTGGCTGATAGGATTAATTATTTATTCAATTGCTGATACATCTATAAATAGAAAAATGATTGTTGCCTTTAGCAGTTTTATTATATTAATATCTTATCCTAAAGTTTTTGGAAACATCCATCATTCAAATAGGATTGCATATTTAGATAAATACCTAGATACACAAAAAGAAATAATGGCTTATGCCGCTGAAAATATCATAAAAGGCGAATGGTCATACGGGGAAGCAAATAAATTTCTAACAAATCATAGAGGCAGGAGCAAAAAAGATTTAGGTTTATATCAATGTAAAAATTATACAGGTAAAGCAATCTTTTTTGGATTTTGTGACCCTCTAAAGTTTAATAGTGATTTTGAACAATGTCGTGGTTTGGCTTATGCTCCAATACAACTT
Proteins encoded in this window:
- a CDS encoding glycoside hydrolase family 16 protein — its product is MKRSWVLTLLFACLLAPTYLSAQSKSPSAFKSKNFKKTDAWQLVWADEFNVPGMPDPKNWTFEKGFVRNHEAQWYQPENARCENGFLIIMGRREQKPNPNYQANNPDWRRNRENANYTSASLNTKGLHEWQYGRWEMRGKINISPGLWPAFWTLGVAGEWPRNGEVDIMEYYRDSLLANLAWGTDKQYRAKWSTTKKAVTSFPDSNWAQKFHVWRMDWDEKFIRLYVDDLLLNEVNLIQTINQDGTNKNPFHHPHYMLLNLAIGGDNGGDPTQTTFPTRFEVDYVRVYQKANAAK
- a CDS encoding DinB family protein; amino-acid sequence: MKTRINELLISYREIYRGPNWIEVSLQPVLADVDSTLAFTDPPGNRNSIAKIVCHLVFIRQYLIKKLQGDLSTVIDQDKSFNTAAYGSHPETAWQNLQEELARTFQEITDLLPAAEPALLEKQVLPRDYSFDYLIAGIIQHEAYHTGQLEFLKKQLQQLALNK
- a CDS encoding EamA family transporter, yielding MAKTTKVPRWLVLVAFANIYLVWGSTYLAIVFGLDGIPPFILSFMRFLTAGVILFVWCLFKGEPLPTRRNFGLNAACGSFMLVGGSGLVTWAEQFISSGSAAILIATEPFWFVLLDKKCWSTYFSHKLIIWGLIIGFAGVILFFILPGKASLMSGSEEHLIAYLVLLGSSVLWVVGSLLSKNTGDQKDSTVMTTAQQLMAAGAVSFVISLFTQEWPSFSLAEVTVKAWGGLAFLIIMGSLVAYLSFIWLISVRPPALVSTHTYINPVVAVLLGGLFAAENITLGQVAALGIILAGVLLTNIPGYKKQLTTSK
- a CDS encoding Mut7-C RNAse domain-containing protein encodes the protein MDKTASFRFVGALNDFLPKAQKEKAIRYSFGGTPAVKDAIEALGVPHPAVAVIVINKKPVAFNYWLQAEDTVEVYPQEYPTKWPQAPKLRVELPQPPAFILDVHLGKLAKSLRLLGFNTIYENNYDDQTIADRAAAENRVVLTRDIGLLKLRIVQWGYWLRSQNSEKQLAEVLAHYNLFNKVQPFTRCLMCNGLLLNVPKEAVLTQLPPKTKIYFQEFHQCQTCRRVFWKGSHYERMEQYVQQLHLPETDR
- a CDS encoding DUF3817 domain-containing protein → MQTPLRRFRIIGIIEGISYLILLGIAMPLKYLMGIPEMVKVVGWAHGVLFVLFGLALLHVWVNRRWSFGRAFLAFLASLVPFGTFIFDKSLKREEKLVNN
- a CDS encoding CGNR zinc finger domain-containing protein, which gives rise to MANQNTIKTIQFDGGVLCFDFVNTLRSRKVEKVHNYLATYADFLILCRRVQILPESTLDQLDQYSAQNPEAAEAALEAIVAVRENLYRLFSAIAAGTIPTAAVVATFNQNLSGALAGVFLTWQGPDYALQQEVYENELEGPLKIILYSAYQTLVHEDRKRIKECAECGWLFLDKTKNGKRLWCNPVDCGSTTKSRRYYHRQKQKEE
- a CDS encoding nucleotidyltransferase family protein, with amino-acid sequence MTKTGLVLLAAGASVRFGSPKQNLEFQGQTLLYHAVQAARHSGCAPVVVVLGAKADELRSQLNFPEITIVENPAWGEGMGASVRHGVHALLQTVPDLDSVLLMTCDQPFVSGKILQQLVAEKEKNLKKIIACAYQDTIGTPVLFDKQFFPDLTNLSGAQGAKKLLFKFSEEVGNIPFELGGFDIDTPTDYQTLQHYVARLTDDPDIASG
- a CDS encoding D-arabinono-1,4-lactone oxidase; the protein is MKRRTFNKLSSTVTAGSAILPFTEWLPADPLKNWAGNIEFSTNKVVYPKSAAKMQALVKKIPQLKVLGTRHCFNRIADSQHHLLSTKELNQVVSLDTQTHTVTVEGGIKYGELAPYLHEKGYALHNLASLPHISVAGSIITATHGSGVKNGNLATAVVGLEFIDAAGNLHQISREKNADLFNGMVVNLGAIGIITKVTLALEPAFTMQQRVYERLPLEQLKENFDQIVSAGYSVSLFTDWVHNSINEVWVKSRLDNTANQQALPEFYGAIAATKNLHPIVEVSAENCTEQLGVSGPWYERLPHFKMGFTPSTGVELQTEYFVPQNQAVEAIQALARLGKQISPHLFISEIRTIAADELWLSPCYQRPSVALHFTWKQDWPAVSKLLPVIEKELAPYQARPHWGKLFTMAPQVLATHYEKLPEFKKIVAQFDPKGKFRNDFLNSTIFGS